A stretch of DNA from Vanacampus margaritifer isolate UIUO_Vmar chromosome 1, RoL_Vmar_1.0, whole genome shotgun sequence:
TCCGAACCCAGCCGAGAGAACTGCGGCCCTAACTAGTTCATCATTTCTTAACGTACATGGCTtcaacttagaaaaaaaagtgcaacacaacTCTTCAACGGGACACGAGCCGCTGTCGCACAACAACACTTGCATTGGTTTATACACGCGCGTGCCTCATTCTGAACAACAACAGACCGCCAAGCATCACTTCCGGTTTCAGCCTCCAAAATAAAAAGCCAGACGAACTTGAACCGTCAGCATCATTTGAAATGGCTGAAACGCACAAGTAATGACATTAATAAGTAAATACACAACGTATACAGTAATATTAGGGACAAAAGTCCATCAATAGTCGGTTattcaaactcaaggcccaggGGCCAGATCTGACTTGCCAAATTCATCACATATTTGTTTGTTGTCCAATAAGCAAAAAAAGCTTCATGCTTCTTGCTAAGTATTAGTTTTCAGAAAATGTAACAATAGTTTAGTTAGTATACTTCAAAATTTGGTTGTCACGCTTCCATGATTTCTGATTTCaaattgttgtttaaaaaatgtatgtactgtaacaacaataaaatggtGTTCTTATTGCATGATGGCTGGTtgcatatgtacagtatattattctCATATTCACAACAGCCCTCTGGGGAAAATCTTTATCTTTAGATGTTATGCTTTTAGTAATGCATATTGGTCAAGTTGACATTTCTGCCAGCTTAAGTACATAGTGATTCCTTTAGGAACAGGATTTTATTAACAAGCTGAATGTCTACTGTTAAGCAAATATATTTATGAAAggtttttaattcaattaaatgaaatttCATTATGGACATGCAAAGCTTGACAACACCCACCTacaaacaaatgattaaaattcTGAAACATAAGTGAAAATACCAATTCTGCGACTACTATTTCATCTTCcaatgaagaaaaagaaaattctgTTCATAATACCAAGCCAATGAAAACATCAGAGGGTTTCTTAAGGGTGTCTTCCATAATAACAGGTTAGGTAGCAATTTCAGGCACTCATAAGAAATATTCAGTCTGATTATGAAAATAGAGAATACAGTACTTGATCAAACTCATTCGCTTTATCAAAAACCTTGTTGTagaccataaaataaaataaagtaaaacaaaataagataaaaaaaacatttggcatCATTACAGACACTGCAGAGCAATTATCTTGAAAATAGATGAtcttaatctaaaaaaatattcaccttttttttatcctgAACGTATAGATAACTTTAGTCCCCAAAATATCAAACTTTTTTATCTCAAATGcgcatttttacaatttatagTTCAACAAATGAGTAGAAGTGgtataatgtatgtatgtatgtatgtatggagAAGATTAGACATGAAACAATAATAAGGTaatagcttttattttggagcaCAAAACGGAAGTTAGTAATGGCCTTTTTCTGCCTTAGTGCTCAAGTACATCACTTTACCGTTTGACATGACGGTCCTGTGAGCAATCGTGCAAGAGTGTAAACTTCGCAGCACAAGTCTCATGTCAACGCTGGAATTGATGAAAAAGGAGTGTTTTGCTTCTGGGACACTGTCCTCTGCTTCTCTAAAAAGGCGATTTATCAAAAGGGGAAGAGTCGCTCCAAGGGCCAACCCCAAAGATGTGAACGCAGACTGTCATCTGTGCAGGTGAGcgcgtttctttctttctttctttctagctTCTTCCCCCCTCCCCTGAATTAAATGCGGGAAAATTTATCTGCACAGCTCACTTTAAGGAAACGTGGggaaattgttcacatttataTCAGATGAACCAAAtgaaaccattttttatttattttttttgttatcaaatTAAATCGTATTTAGTTGGAAAATATCTTATGGTCCGATGAAtccaaaattgaactttttggcTATAATTCCAAAGGGGATGTTTAGCGCATCACCAAAAGAACACCTTGACAGTGAAACATGGTGTAGCTCTTTCTTTCGGTTGGggctgcttttcttcttctgtaaCTAGCACCTTAGAAAAGGTCAGGGAATTGTAAACAGTTACAACTAGCAGTTAGTTAGCACAAAATCTTCAAGCTTctgctagaaagcaaaaaaaaaaaaaaagaagcctagTAGCACATCTGAACGCTATTTGTGTTTGATCAGAATCACTTACACTAAATGCTGAAGTTGTGTGCTGATTCCTTTTAAACATGAGTTTGGGATGGGTTAATTTTGAACATAACCACATTCCCATTTAACAgcgtgcacacttgtgcaaccacattatctcactggttttgttttactttgccTCTCGAAAAGCTTTCATTTTGTCTATTGTGTGTGAATTTTCAAGGTTGTGTAGACTTTTCTTCCACTGAATGAGCTGTTAGCTAATGCTCTTCTGTGTATTCaacaaaactcaatgcagctctgcttaccttttggcttcaACATGATGGCATGACACCAGGCTGTGGGTAATGTGTATGCTTCTGCTTGATAGTGCATGATGAAGCTTCAGATGGTGACCCGTCGCTTGAAAGAGGCTCTTCATCATTGCTCAGCCTGGTTGTAACGACATGGTGTTATGTAAATTAGCCACACTGTTCCCTAACAGAAATTGGCAGATAACTAAAGATTTACTCACTTGTGTTTTTTCACACTATGAGGTGGGCAGTCACTCCAATGACCCAAATATTGGTACGCAAACATTCCAAAGTCAGCTTTATATGTGCTCTATAGTAACAAGAATATTGTACGTAATTGACAGTATGTCATTTTGTGATTTGTTGTCGTTCATTGCAGGTGTTTCCTATTTTCCAACTCCGGCAGCGGCCGCACTGTTCGACGGATTCTGACAGCTTGCCTGCTCTCTTTCCTGGCCCTGCTTGGTTCTGTATCCATTGACCTCAGCTCCAATTTTGAGTTGCTGCACTCTACGGAAGCTGCTTACCAAGCGCTGGCTTCATGCCggacggcggccatcttgcacCTGGTGAGCAAGCTCCAGTCCATGCGCCATCTGTTAAGCAAAGACACGGGAAATGAGACGTTCAATGGCAGTGTTTCCGCGGTTGCGTTGCCCGCGTTGGATCTGGATGGTGACATAGGCCGTGGCTTCCATTGCCACGTCGAGGTGGCCGCATTTCGCCGGGAGATTGAAAGCGGTGCTCGTGGATTAGTGAACGCTTCGTTGTTTACAAATAGAACAAATGAAAACGACACGTCTGCACTAAATGCGTTCATCGGAGGACTTCTCGATATGTGGGTCACAGAAGACGACACTCTAAGGAAAGCCAGACATGACTTCAACTGGAGAGATGTTCTATCTGCAAGACTTCTACTTACGTTCATAGAACTCAACCACCAGTTGCTGGACTTCCCCCATATGGCAGCTTTACCTACCTTCCAGGACAAGTGGACTTTTGCGGTAAAGCACCTGAGCTTGGCTGCACTCATGACAGACCAACTGCATGACTGCTGGTTAGAGAACATAGATGGGAAGTTCAACTCAAGCCAGTACTTCAAAAATACCTTCAACGCAACTTTTTGGGAGATCAAGGATTCAGGCAGCAAGCTGTCCGGCTCCCAGGCTGGACTTGGAGCGCTGAATGACACTCAGCAGTGCTTGTTTGGCCGTGCGGTGCCAGCACTCCGAATGGCATCTCGCGCAGTGTCGTCGGGCCTCAGTATGAAGATCAGCCTCCTGGCGATCGCCTGCCTCATCTACCCGGTGGTCATGTTCTCCTTTAAGCAAATGACGGAGTGGATTCAAAACTATGCACGCAGTTTAACCGAGAAGACGGAGGACCTGAGACGTCAAAGGAAGCTGGCTGAAGATCTGCTGCATCAAATGCTGCCAAAATCTGTCGCCAAGCAACTCCGCCGGCATAAACACGTCGAGGCGGAGAGCTATGAGAAGGTTGGTGTCATGGTTGTGCTTTTCTTTTAATAGCCTTAAAGTAgggatgtccaaactttttttcctttgaggGCCATATACAGATTAATTGGAGGATCACTTAAAAATATGTCAACTTTATTAAACGCGctaaaatcagtcaatcaatcaactgtatattgtttatattaggggtgtcaaaatgagtgcgttcattttgagtacatttaaagtccctttaacgccacaattttttttaatgactgccccgtacttggaaagcctgtagtaCTGGGGGACACGCCCACAACATCATTCATCAgtcataaatgtaataataatgcatatatttgtggagactagggGCAAGTTGTAGATTTTACAattgcagaattttacaagttacttcatgttaaagatgagatagctcttaatatgaaataaaaaatgcgctgagctgtcaccaatatcttacaaatgcaattatgccatctagtggcagaaaaattcaaattcaaatcaatatcatactttttttttttttacagtacagtacatgacattttttttaattttaactcagttttatgaattattattaaattattgtatcaatgcagccatatttctgttagtgagttaaccattgaagtcatagtattaattatgtttaaaaaaatgttaaacacctgacacccctagtttataTATATTACTGTTACTTTGAAATAATGTATTCTAAAATGTCATGAAGCaaatagtttaagattttttttttcaacgtttTGGCGTGGCCCCACCCTTTATCCCATTAGAATAGAGCTGCCCCTGCATTAACCCCTTCTgacccttatttatttatttgacagattttgactcttttataagaacaaaatgggaaaacaatttttggggtgttatcatggtgtttttatttgttatagtggacgccaggatagtcTGGCTGTAaagtgttgtaaacttaccaagcttatatgtaacatttttaacatgaatgtcatgcaaatcaacttgcgattgtaaTTGGtcagctaggatccaatcatgaaccagaagtgttgacatcatccaaattatgtgtttttattggtttagacacgcaaatatgtcatgtccactgcaatcatctatgggtccgaaggggttTTAATCAGCAGCCGAATCCCCTCTTTACATTCCGAATCCAAACGAGAGCAATATGTAGTAATCTGACCTGTTTTGAAAGCGCTGTatgaataaagatgacttgacctTAATTAATTGTGATAGGGTCACAACTTGGCCATTGACACAGAGCAGAGGCACaagaaatcatttttgtttctaaaactgaatTCACCACAGTGTAAAGTTATCATTTTACATATAGTTCAACTGTATCTTTTCATATCTAGAAAAACGCCACAGAATatgaaattaattcatttgtaGTTATTTCCATCAACTGTACAACTTGTGGGCCGTTGAAAAATGGAcagtgggccacaaatggcccccgggccctattttggacaccactgccttAAAGGCAATAAGAAGATGACTTTTGTGCTGAAAATTGTTTGCTAAATCTCTTGAAGCAAAAGAGGAAATAGAAAtggcaagaaaacaaaaaaatatatacataatgaTCACAAATGTGAAAGACGCAGCTGGGCTGAATGCAAAGGTGGCTAAGAACTTGATTGGGTCACAGTCGAGGGGACAGACAAAGGGAAGTGAAAACTAATTCTAATCTGATTTAATTCTCGGATATTGAGGGCCTCATTGTAGACACAAACTCAATTAAAAACATGAGCCACAAACCAAAAAGAAAGCTACTAGATCATAGCCGCAATTGCTGATTTTCtcatgcaagtttttttttttaacccttcgCAGGTTTTGAAAGCTTGATTTTAGATTCCCCAAGTCTTTAGAGGCGAGTCATTTAGAGTCAAGTTACTTCAAACAGAGTTTTGATTTAGAATCTTACATATCAGTCAGAAAAAGGAAGACAGTAAGACATGCTTTTTGTTGCACTCCATAGATTCTCTGATTCCTTGAAACCACTTTGTGAGTTTATAAAATTGAGGCTGTTGTAAGGAGGCTACCACGGCATCATCTGCAGACATGCTGAATGAATGTGTCTTTGCTCCCTTTGTAGCTATTGTTGACATAATTACCTATAATTGCTCTGTTCCATATTCATCAGAAGATAAAACAAGTTTGATAGGTGGAAATTGTGTTTGGCTTATTGAAGAGGTTTCAACAGCTGTATACTGAAAACACTTTGCGCAGGGGAGTGTGGGGGTGagaatggggggtgggggggctttcAATGGTGTGAAATATACTTAaagctcaatttaaaaaatgaaattgaactCTCTCTCGAAAAGTGTAGTTGAAAAgtaattgtattttgtatttacataaatAGTTAGTGTGtgtgggattaaaaaaaaaaagaaaacttttgaaaaaaaaaacttcattgtGTGAAGTACATTATATTCTAAACCAACATCGACTCCAACCTactgtaatgttaaaaaataaaaaataaataaaataaatatataaaacctcaaaaataaaaattgaaaggGACTATTCATTTATTCTATTCTAGGTGACCATTTTTTTCTCGGACATTGTTGGTTTCACCTCCATCTCAGCCTCCTGTACTCCTTTACAAGTGGTGGAGATGCTCAACAGCCTCTACGTTTGCTTTGACACACGAATCGACTCCTATGATGTATACAAGGTAATAAggatgacaaaacacacaaacttcAGATGCTAAATGCAAGGAAATAACCGGCTTCTCTTGTATTTGATCATAATGATCTTTGATTGTAACTTTGACCAAATGTGTTtcaatattgttgttgtaaCAGTTGACTCACTTGAC
This window harbors:
- the LOC144062372 gene encoding uncharacterized protein LOC144062372; this encodes MRCFLFSNSGSGRTVRRILTACLLSFLALLGSVSIDLSSNFELLHSTEAAYQALASCRTAAILHLVSKLQSMRHLLSKDTGNETFNGSVSAVALPALDLDGDIGRGFHCHVEVAAFRREIESGARGLVNASLFTNRTNENDTSALNAFIGGLLDMWVTEDDTLRKARHDFNWRDVLSARLLLTFIELNHQLLDFPHMAALPTFQDKWTFAVKHLSLAALMTDQLHDCWLENIDGKFNSSQYFKNTFNATFWEIKDSGSKLSGSQAGLGALNDTQQCLFGRAVPALRMASRAVSSGLSMKISLLAIACLIYPVVMFSFKQMTEWIQNYARSLTEKTEDLRRQRKLAEDLLHQMLPKSVAKQLRRHKHVEAESYEKVTIFFSDIVGFTSISASCTPLQVVEMLNSLYVCFDTRIDSYDVYKVETIGDAYMVVSGLPERNGDRHADEVAKMALDLVAAVRQVFIPHMPNQRLQLRAGIHTGPCVAGIVGYKMPRYCLFGDTVNTASRMESTSLPQKIHTSSATYLALIKDYSYELQLRGEIEVKGKGKMNTYWLIGHKNYSVQNDSLVCHWNPNMARKKKTIGSSDVSVGNSSVTVQSVSDNATTPVSSHTTLQPPPEKAGPSVAAQVAPSGSGDAALDSMIGGLQGGDESSLPSQCGGSNEDKCDVLPGSTNNNNNSNLSHYWNLYNRIRDS